From the genome of Bacteroidota bacterium:
CTTTCGATGGTTTTACTAAGGAGGGGCTTGGTTTCTTAAAAAAGCTAAAGAAAAATAATAACCGCGATTGGTTCAATTCACATAAGCAAGATTTCGAGGTTGACGTTAAGCTTCCGATGCAATCTTTAATACTTGAGTTGAAACCTTTGCTACATAAATTTGCAGCTGATTTCGTTGTTGACCCGAAACGTTCGCTCTTTCGGATTTATCGCGATACACGCTTCAGTAAAAACAAGGCGCCTTATAAAACTCACATTGCAGCGATATTTCAACCGTCAAAAAATTGGAAAGACAGCGCCGGTCTATATCTTCACATTGAGCCTGACGAAGTTTACCTCGGCGGCGGAATGTATGTGCCCTCAAGCGACGATCTGAAAAAAATTAGAAATACGATTGCTAACCACCCCAACAAGTTTTTATCTATTATCGAATCGGAAAAATTCAAGTCGCTTTTTAAAACTATAGAAGGGGAAAAGCTAAAGCGAGTTCCGCAAGGATTT
Proteins encoded in this window:
- a CDS encoding DUF2461 domain-containing protein → MILKNPLTENIQDYPPFDGFTKEGLGFLKKLKKNNNRDWFNSHKQDFEVDVKLPMQSLILELKPLLHKFAADFVVDPKRSLFRIYRDTRFSKNKAPYKTHIAAIFQPSKNWKDSAGLYLHIEPDEVYLGGGMYVPSSDDLKKIRNTIANHPNKFLSIIESEKFKSLFKTIEGEKLKRVPQGFPPDDDMAEWLKMKQFFISHTMKTEESYKKTFPSKVANIFEIMMPLVRFINEAIQKFSN